In a genomic window of uncultured Flavobacterium sp.:
- a CDS encoding VOC family protein, producing the protein MVKFGYTILYVEDVEKSIVFYENAFGFSRKFIAPGNDYGELITGETTLSFASKSLAKENLKEGFQESNIADKPFAIEIGFITDNVEELVQKSISVGATLVTEPKQKPWGQIVAYVRDLDGFLIEICTEVQG; encoded by the coding sequence ATGGTAAAGTTTGGATATACAATTCTATATGTAGAAGATGTTGAGAAATCAATAGTCTTTTATGAAAATGCATTTGGTTTTTCGAGAAAATTTATAGCACCTGGAAATGATTACGGCGAATTAATCACTGGCGAAACAACACTTTCTTTTGCTTCGAAATCATTAGCAAAAGAAAACTTAAAAGAAGGTTTTCAGGAAAGTAATATTGCTGATAAACCTTTTGCTATCGAAATAGGTTTTATAACTGATAATGTTGAAGAACTGGTACAAAAGTCAATTTCTGTTGGAGCAACTTTAGTTACAGAACCAAAGCAGAAGCCTTGGGGACAAATTGTAGCTTATGTGCGAGATTTAGATGGTTTTTTAATTGAAATTTGTACAGAAGTTCAAGGATAA
- a CDS encoding AarF/UbiB family protein, translating to MKTIDYIPTSKIERAGKLVQTGAKIGVNYVKHYAEKMVNPDLTRDKLNENNAEDIYDGLKSLKGSALKVAQMLSMDKNFLPQAYVEKFSLSQFSVPPLSAPLVLKTFKTNFGKTPYEIFDEFNANSVNAASIGQVHLAVKDGKKLAVKIQYPGVANSISSDLALVKPIAIRMFNLQGKDSDKYFKEVEDKLIEETNYLLELEQSQEVVKACNKIDNILFPNYYPEFSSEKIITMDWMTGIHLSEFTAKNTDQEVGDKIGQALWDFYMYQIHVLRKVHADPHPGNFLIDDQNHLIALDFGCMKKIPEDFYVPYFELINKNVITDKTRFNEKLFELEILRPDDSPSEIEYFTEMFHDLLSLFTKPFQDETFDFADETFFDSIAKLGERFSNDTNLKKMNGNRGSKHFIYMNRTFFGLYNLMFDLKAKIVVTNYLKY from the coding sequence ATGAAAACGATAGATTATATACCAACATCAAAAATAGAAAGAGCTGGAAAATTAGTGCAAACAGGCGCAAAAATTGGCGTAAACTATGTTAAGCATTATGCTGAGAAAATGGTAAATCCCGATTTAACGCGTGATAAACTAAATGAAAACAATGCCGAGGATATTTACGACGGTTTAAAAAGCTTAAAAGGAAGTGCGCTAAAAGTTGCTCAAATGTTAAGCATGGACAAGAACTTTTTGCCTCAGGCTTATGTGGAGAAATTTTCATTGTCACAGTTTTCAGTTCCGCCGCTTTCGGCACCATTAGTATTAAAAACTTTCAAAACCAATTTTGGAAAAACGCCTTATGAAATATTTGACGAATTCAATGCAAATTCTGTAAACGCAGCAAGTATTGGTCAGGTTCATTTGGCTGTTAAAGACGGCAAAAAATTAGCCGTAAAAATTCAATATCCGGGAGTAGCCAACAGTATTTCGTCAGATTTGGCTTTGGTAAAACCTATTGCGATCAGAATGTTTAACCTTCAGGGAAAGGATTCTGATAAGTATTTTAAGGAAGTTGAAGACAAACTTATCGAAGAAACCAACTATTTACTGGAGCTTGAACAAAGTCAGGAAGTGGTTAAAGCTTGCAATAAAATCGATAATATATTGTTCCCGAATTATTATCCGGAGTTTTCGTCAGAGAAAATCATTACAATGGATTGGATGACGGGAATTCATCTTTCAGAATTTACGGCTAAAAATACAGATCAGGAAGTGGGCGATAAAATAGGTCAGGCACTTTGGGATTTTTATATGTATCAAATTCATGTTTTAAGAAAAGTACATGCTGATCCGCATCCTGGGAACTTTTTGATAGACGATCAAAATCATTTAATTGCTTTAGATTTTGGTTGTATGAAGAAAATTCCGGAAGATTTTTATGTTCCGTATTTTGAATTAATCAATAAAAATGTCATCACAGATAAAACAAGATTTAACGAAAAGTTGTTTGAATTAGAGATTCTTCGTCCGGATGATTCTCCTTCTGAAATTGAATATTTTACCGAGATGTTTCACGATTTGTTATCACTTTTCACGAAACCTTTTCAAGATGAAACTTTCGATTTTGCCGATGAGACTTTCTTTGATAGTATTGCCAAATTAGGCGAACGTTTCTCTAATGATACAAATCTCAAAAAAATGAACGGAAATCGTGGTTCTAAGCATTTTATTTATATGAATAGAACTTTCTTTGGTTTGTATAATTTAATGTTTGATTTAAAAGCTAAGATTGTTGTGACTAATTATTTAAAGTATTAG
- a CDS encoding SRPBCC family protein: MKLYKIETVQHVNAPIEECWDFFSSPKNLQTITLDNMSFEIQDFDNKRMYPGQIITYTLKPLLGIKINWVTIITVSKENQYFIDEQRFGPYALWHHKHFFEPTENGTKMVDIVHYALPFGYLGRFMNKLIVESKLKTIFDYRHNKIEELFNSKT; encoded by the coding sequence ATGAAATTATACAAAATAGAAACCGTACAACATGTAAATGCACCAATCGAAGAATGTTGGGATTTTTTTTCGAGTCCAAAAAATCTTCAAACCATAACGCTCGACAATATGAGTTTTGAAATTCAGGATTTCGACAACAAGCGCATGTATCCCGGACAAATTATTACTTATACCTTAAAACCGCTTTTGGGAATCAAAATTAATTGGGTAACCATAATTACAGTTTCAAAAGAAAATCAATATTTCATAGACGAACAACGCTTTGGACCATATGCTTTGTGGCATCACAAACATTTTTTTGAACCCACAGAAAACGGAACAAAAATGGTCGATATTGTACATTATGCATTACCGTTTGGTTATTTAGGCCGTTTCATGAACAAGTTAATTGTCGAAAGTAAACTAAAAACCATCTTTGATTACCGACATAACAAAATCGAAGAACTATTCAATTCAAAAACTTAA
- a CDS encoding phytoene/squalene synthase family protein, with protein sequence MKSLFDTVSFKCSKLVTQSYSTSFSLAVKMLSPSIRDAIYSIYGFVRFADEIVDSFQNYDKENLINDFEKEYYKAFDAGISLNPILNSFQHTVKQYNITDDLVQAFLKSMKLDLIKSNYNTQTEYEDYIYGSADVVGLMCLKVFVKGNNQKYEQLKNEAMRLGSAFQKVNFLRDLKDDNLVLNRNYFPGVNLNSFDENTKTAIVNEIEEDFKIAYQGIVKLPIEAQFGVYTAFIYYKKLLKKLKNTPYYEIGNSRIRVSNYTKAGLLAQSFVTYKLKLV encoded by the coding sequence ATGAAATCACTATTCGACACCGTTTCTTTCAAATGCAGTAAGCTAGTCACGCAAAGCTACAGCACCTCATTTTCATTGGCAGTCAAAATGTTGTCACCAAGTATTCGTGATGCGATTTACAGCATTTACGGATTTGTGCGCTTTGCCGACGAAATTGTTGATTCATTTCAGAATTATGACAAAGAAAACCTCATCAATGATTTTGAAAAAGAATATTACAAAGCCTTCGACGCAGGAATAAGTTTGAACCCAATTCTTAACTCATTTCAGCACACCGTAAAACAATATAATATTACAGACGATCTTGTTCAGGCATTTTTAAAAAGCATGAAACTCGATCTCATCAAGTCAAATTACAACACACAAACAGAATACGAAGATTATATCTATGGTTCTGCCGATGTTGTAGGTTTAATGTGCTTGAAAGTTTTCGTAAAGGGAAACAATCAAAAATACGAGCAACTTAAAAATGAGGCAATGCGATTAGGATCGGCCTTTCAGAAAGTAAATTTCCTGAGAGATCTTAAAGACGATAATTTGGTTTTAAACCGAAATTATTTTCCCGGCGTTAACCTAAATTCTTTCGATGAAAATACAAAAACAGCGATTGTCAACGAAATCGAAGAAGATTTTAAAATCGCGTATCAAGGAATCGTAAAATTACCTATCGAAGCTCAATTTGGTGTTTATACCGCTTTTATTTATTACAAAAAACTATTAAAAAAGCTCAAAAACACACCTTATTACGAAATAGGAAACTCAAGAATCAGAGTTTCAAATTACACAAAAGCAGGGCTTTTGGCACAATCTTTTGTAACTTACAAACTAAAATTAGTCTGA
- a CDS encoding MerR family transcriptional regulator produces MVNNIRTVFSIKDLENLSGIKAHTIRIWEKRYNILEPMRTDTNIRLYNLQNLQKLLNITLLHEYGYKISKIATYPEEKIPQLVREIISKKNSQNYAITSFKMAMMNFDQELFFNTFDWLISEKSFKEVFKDHFLPLLKELGLLWQSETITPANEHFMSHLIKQKILIYTESLQIQKPTKTDRIFVLSLPLNEIHKIGLLYLQYEILSKGYKAIYLGESMPIENLQDLTRHFENITFVSFMTVQPDRSVINQYVKSMGQKLLQQNNEIWLMGNMTEYIEQKNLPERIRIFDTMDETISML; encoded by the coding sequence ATGGTGAACAACATAAGAACGGTCTTCAGTATTAAAGATCTTGAAAACTTATCTGGAATAAAAGCACACACAATTCGCATCTGGGAGAAAAGATATAACATCTTAGAACCAATGCGAACGGACACTAATATTAGACTTTATAATTTACAAAATTTACAGAAGCTTCTAAACATTACATTACTACACGAATACGGTTATAAAATTTCTAAGATCGCTACGTATCCTGAAGAAAAGATTCCGCAACTTGTGCGCGAAATCATTTCTAAGAAAAACTCTCAAAACTACGCCATTACATCATTCAAAATGGCGATGATGAATTTTGATCAGGAATTATTCTTTAATACTTTTGATTGGTTGATTTCTGAAAAAAGCTTCAAAGAAGTTTTCAAAGATCATTTTTTGCCATTATTGAAAGAATTAGGATTATTATGGCAATCCGAAACTATTACTCCGGCAAATGAACACTTTATGAGTCATTTGATTAAACAAAAAATCTTAATCTACACAGAAAGCCTTCAAATACAAAAACCAACCAAAACTGATCGCATTTTTGTACTCTCGTTACCATTAAACGAAATCCACAAAATAGGTTTGTTATATCTACAATACGAAATCCTGTCTAAAGGCTACAAAGCCATATATTTAGGAGAAAGTATGCCAATCGAAAACTTACAGGATCTAACCCGTCATTTTGAGAATATTACTTTTGTATCTTTCATGACTGTTCAGCCAGATCGCAGCGTAATCAATCAATACGTAAAATCAATGGGACAAAAATTACTGCAACAAAACAACGAAATCTGGCTTATGGGTAACATGACAGAGTACATTGAGCAGAAAAATTTACCGGAAAGAATCCGTATTTTCGACACTATGGACGAAACAATTAGTATGTTATAA
- a CDS encoding sterol desaturase family protein, which yields MISFLIFLSVFLFMECVTWLTHKYIMHGLMWYFHADHHQPKYEHTFERNDIFFVIFATPSIILFYFGVQGGFNYLFFIASGITLYGLCYFLVHDVLIHQRFKWFKNTKNKYLIGLRKAHKIHHKHLGKEDGECFGMLFVPFKYYKM from the coding sequence ATGATTTCTTTTCTAATCTTTTTGAGTGTTTTTCTATTCATGGAATGTGTTACCTGGCTCACGCACAAGTACATTATGCACGGATTAATGTGGTATTTTCACGCAGATCATCACCAGCCAAAATACGAACATACTTTTGAGCGAAACGACATATTCTTTGTAATTTTTGCGACGCCAAGTATAATTCTCTTTTATTTTGGAGTTCAGGGCGGATTCAATTATTTGTTTTTCATTGCCAGCGGCATAACTTTATATGGTTTGTGCTACTTTTTAGTTCATGATGTATTGATACACCAACGTTTTAAATGGTTCAAAAACACAAAAAACAAATACCTCATTGGTTTAAGAAAAGCGCATAAAATACATCACAAGCATTTAGGAAAAGAAGATGGAGAATGTTTCGGAATGTTATTCGTTCCATTTAAATATTATAAAATGTAA
- a CDS encoding TIGR01777 family oxidoreductase, with amino-acid sequence MAKNVLLTGGTGFVGKHLTDVLIDNGFLVSILSRSDQKNTPSITYYKWDLKKNFIDQKAILEADYIIHLAGEGIVEKRWTSKRKKAILESRIKPIDLIFSILKEQNKNLDAFISASGVGIYGAITSHKICDETTPPANDFLGDTCQQWENTVDEIATLNIRTVKIRTGIVLGKDEGFLKKIVPSFKSGFGAILSTGKQYLPWIHIDDLCQIYLKAIQDEQIQGAYNACVTDATTNSRFSKVLAKLFGYTIWLPKVPAFVLKIVLGEMSIAVLKGQRVSSEKIQKAGFEFQFTDLEKTLVNCLN; translated from the coding sequence ATGGCAAAAAATGTTTTACTAACCGGAGGTACTGGATTTGTTGGCAAACATCTTACTGATGTACTTATCGACAATGGCTTTTTGGTTTCTATTTTAAGCCGTTCTGATCAAAAAAACACGCCTTCAATTACCTATTATAAATGGGATTTAAAGAAAAACTTTATTGATCAGAAAGCTATTCTTGAAGCAGATTATATTATCCATTTGGCAGGCGAAGGTATTGTAGAAAAAAGATGGACTTCAAAACGCAAGAAAGCCATACTTGAAAGTCGTATAAAACCAATTGATCTTATTTTTTCTATTTTAAAAGAACAAAATAAAAATCTGGATGCTTTTATTTCGGCGTCAGGAGTTGGGATTTACGGCGCTATTACAAGCCACAAAATATGTGATGAAACAACTCCTCCGGCAAATGATTTCCTGGGCGATACTTGTCAGCAATGGGAAAACACCGTTGACGAGATCGCAACTTTAAACATTAGAACCGTAAAAATCCGCACAGGAATTGTTTTGGGCAAAGATGAAGGTTTTCTTAAAAAAATAGTTCCAAGTTTTAAATCTGGTTTTGGAGCAATATTAAGCACGGGGAAACAATATTTACCCTGGATTCATATCGACGATTTATGTCAGATTTATTTAAAAGCAATTCAGGACGAGCAAATTCAAGGCGCTTATAATGCCTGCGTGACTGACGCTACAACTAATTCAAGATTCTCTAAAGTATTAGCAAAGTTGTTTGGATATACAATTTGGCTACCTAAAGTTCCTGCTTTTGTTTTAAAAATAGTTTTAGGCGAAATGAGTATTGCCGTTTTAAAAGGTCAAAGAGTTTCCTCTGAAAAAATTCAAAAAGCAGGTTTTGAATTTCAGTTTACAGATCTCGAAAAAACACTGGTAAATTGCTTGAATTAA
- a CDS encoding deoxyribodipyrimidine photo-lyase produces the protein MTKQKANFFWFRRDLRLDDNIGLFNALQSDFPVIPLFIFDEDILDNLPQNDARVSFIYDSLQKINEELHTINSSILIKKGKTSEVWQSLIEEFDIQSIFFNKDYEPFAIKRDIAIEKLLQQNNIEALSFKDHVIFEEKEITKSDGLPYTVYTPYKNKWLEKYHLGGQVHEYDTKPILKNFAENQFPFPDLSEIGFEKSTIKVLPHNLTQIANYKETRDFPALDSTSYLSPHLRFGTVSIRKLVNWANKKNQTFLSELIWREFFIQILFNFPNCVNHNFKSAYDGIQWRNNEEDFKRWCSGTTGYPMVDAGMRQLNETGYMHNRVRMVVASFLCKHLLINWQWGEAYFAEKLLDFELASNVGNWQWAAGTGCDAAPYFRVFNPEIQQKKFDEKGIYIRKWIPEFDLGYNEPMVDHAFARDRAISTYKAGILK, from the coding sequence ATGACAAAACAAAAAGCAAACTTTTTCTGGTTCCGACGCGATTTACGTCTCGATGATAATATTGGATTATTTAATGCGCTGCAATCCGATTTTCCCGTAATTCCGTTATTTATTTTTGATGAAGACATTCTTGATAATCTTCCTCAAAATGATGCACGAGTTAGCTTTATTTACGATTCTCTTCAGAAAATAAATGAAGAATTACACACTATCAACTCTTCGATCTTAATCAAAAAAGGAAAAACTTCAGAGGTTTGGCAATCACTTATCGAAGAATTCGATATTCAATCTATTTTCTTTAATAAAGATTACGAACCATTTGCGATTAAACGCGATATTGCTATTGAAAAATTATTACAACAAAATAATATTGAAGCCCTTTCTTTTAAAGATCATGTAATTTTTGAAGAAAAAGAAATCACAAAATCAGACGGACTTCCCTACACTGTTTACACACCTTATAAAAACAAATGGCTCGAGAAATATCATCTTGGCGGACAAGTTCATGAATATGATACTAAACCTATATTAAAAAACTTTGCCGAAAATCAATTTCCATTTCCTGATTTATCAGAAATTGGTTTTGAAAAAAGCACTATAAAAGTCCTTCCACATAATTTAACACAAATTGCCAATTACAAAGAAACCCGAGATTTTCCGGCTTTAGACAGCACATCTTATCTTTCGCCACATCTACGTTTCGGAACCGTTAGCATTCGGAAACTTGTGAATTGGGCAAATAAAAAGAACCAAACTTTTCTAAGTGAATTGATTTGGAGAGAGTTTTTTATCCAAATTCTGTTTAACTTTCCTAATTGTGTAAATCATAATTTCAAGTCAGCTTATGATGGAATTCAATGGCGCAATAACGAAGAAGATTTTAAACGCTGGTGTTCAGGAACTACAGGTTATCCAATGGTCGATGCAGGAATGCGCCAACTAAACGAAACCGGTTATATGCACAATCGCGTTCGAATGGTTGTTGCGAGTTTTTTATGTAAACACTTGTTGATTAACTGGCAATGGGGCGAAGCTTATTTTGCCGAAAAACTATTAGATTTCGAATTAGCATCAAACGTTGGAAACTGGCAATGGGCAGCAGGAACAGGTTGCGATGCGGCACCATATTTCAGAGTTTTTAATCCGGAAATTCAACAAAAGAAATTCGACGAAAAAGGAATCTACATCCGCAAATGGATTCCTGAATTTGACTTAGGATATAATGAACCAATGGTTGATCATGCTTTTGCAAGAGATCGCGCGATTTCGACTTACAAGGCAGGAATTTTGAAATAG
- a CDS encoding YceI family protein, which yields MKKTTFLILLFTAYSVIAQEKFFTNTGTINFEASVPFFEEVKAVNRQVAILLEPKTSTFICTVIVKDFRFKLDLMQEHFNENYLESHRYPKAVFKGKIQKFELKDITEIEKEYQIKGKLIMHGKTKEVIVNALIKKVGDGIQIISDFPILVTDFNIQIPSRIATKISQTANTELIGVVRTNDSMYLTLK from the coding sequence ATGAAAAAAACTACTTTTCTTATTTTGCTATTTACTGCTTATTCCGTTATTGCACAGGAAAAATTCTTTACAAACACTGGAACTATAAACTTTGAAGCTTCCGTTCCGTTTTTTGAAGAAGTAAAAGCCGTAAACAGACAGGTTGCAATTCTATTGGAACCTAAAACAAGTACATTTATTTGTACTGTTATTGTCAAAGATTTTCGTTTTAAATTAGACCTGATGCAGGAACATTTTAATGAAAATTACTTGGAGAGCCACAGATATCCTAAAGCTGTTTTTAAAGGAAAAATTCAGAAATTTGAATTAAAGGATATTACCGAAATTGAAAAAGAATATCAAATAAAAGGCAAACTTATAATGCACGGAAAAACGAAGGAAGTAATCGTAAATGCTTTGATTAAAAAAGTAGGCGATGGAATCCAGATAATTTCTGATTTTCCTATTTTGGTAACTGATTTTAATATTCAAATTCCAAGCAGAATAGCAACTAAAATTTCGCAAACCGCAAACACAGAATTAATTGGTGTGGTGCGAACTAATGATTCAATGTATTTAACTTTAAAATAA
- the crtI gene encoding phytoene desaturase family protein has product MMKTIAIIGSGFSALAASCYLAKQGNTVTIYEKNETIGGRARQFKKDGFTFDMGPSWYWMPDVFERFFQDFNKKTSDYYELIKLNPAYRVYFGINDFISICDNLETIKNTFETIEIGSGKKLEAFIKQAKSNYDIAIKDLVYRPGISPLELITLETTLKLNQFFSTVSNDIRKKFKNERLIQILEFPVLFLGAKPSKTPSFYNFMNYADFGLGTWHPKTGMFDVVRAIEKLALELGVSIQTNSPIEKIVVENKTTTGIIINGKHIKADIVLSGADYHHTETLLNEEHRVYSEKYWESRVFAPSSLLFFVGFDKKIENISHHSLFFDVDFNQHAIDIYDIPKWPEAPLFYANFPSKTDTSAAPEGMESGFFLIPLAPGIKDSEALREEYFEKIIDRFEKLTQQKIKNNIIFKRSFCKNDFITDYNAYKGNAYGMANTLLQTAFLRPKLKSKKVRNLYFTGQLTVPGPGVPPALISGKLVAELIQKSFRS; this is encoded by the coding sequence ATTATGAAAACTATAGCAATAATAGGGTCCGGATTTTCAGCTTTAGCTGCTTCGTGTTACTTGGCAAAACAAGGAAACACAGTAACTATCTATGAAAAAAACGAAACAATCGGCGGACGTGCAAGGCAATTCAAAAAAGATGGTTTCACCTTTGACATGGGACCAAGTTGGTATTGGATGCCTGATGTGTTTGAACGTTTCTTTCAGGATTTCAACAAAAAAACATCTGATTATTACGAACTGATAAAACTAAATCCAGCTTATCGGGTTTATTTTGGTATAAATGATTTCATAAGTATTTGTGATAATTTAGAAACCATAAAAAACACTTTTGAAACCATAGAAATTGGAAGTGGCAAAAAACTTGAAGCCTTTATTAAACAAGCCAAAAGCAATTATGACATTGCGATCAAAGATCTTGTTTATCGTCCGGGAATTTCACCACTTGAATTAATCACACTTGAAACTACGCTAAAACTCAATCAGTTTTTTAGCACTGTAAGTAATGATATTCGAAAGAAATTCAAAAACGAAAGACTAATTCAAATTCTTGAATTTCCTGTTTTATTTCTGGGAGCCAAACCTTCTAAAACACCTTCGTTTTATAATTTCATGAATTATGCCGATTTTGGATTAGGAACATGGCATCCAAAAACCGGAATGTTTGATGTTGTCCGAGCAATCGAAAAACTAGCCTTAGAACTTGGAGTTTCGATACAAACAAATTCTCCAATTGAAAAAATAGTTGTCGAAAACAAAACCACTACCGGAATCATAATTAACGGAAAGCACATAAAAGCAGATATCGTTTTAAGCGGCGCCGATTATCATCATACCGAAACTTTATTAAACGAAGAACATCGCGTTTATTCTGAAAAATATTGGGAAAGTCGGGTTTTTGCGCCTTCTTCCCTATTATTTTTTGTTGGATTTGATAAGAAAATAGAAAACATTTCGCATCATTCCCTTTTTTTTGATGTTGATTTTAACCAACATGCAATTGACATTTATGATATTCCAAAATGGCCTGAAGCACCTTTATTTTATGCCAACTTTCCATCAAAAACAGATACATCTGCAGCGCCCGAAGGAATGGAATCTGGGTTTTTCCTAATTCCGCTTGCTCCGGGAATCAAAGATAGTGAAGCGCTTAGAGAAGAATATTTTGAAAAGATAATTGATCGTTTTGAAAAACTTACGCAGCAAAAAATTAAAAATAATATTATCTTTAAAAGATCATTTTGTAAGAACGATTTTATCACTGATTACAACGCATATAAAGGAAATGCCTACGGAATGGCTAATACATTGCTGCAAACGGCTTTTTTAAGACCAAAGCTAAAAAGCAAAAAAGTCAGGAATTTATATTTCACAGGACAATTGACAGTTCCCGGGCCGGGAGTTCCGCCTGCCTTAATATCGGGAAAACTAGTAGCTGAGTTAATTCAAAAATCTTTTAGATCTTAA
- a CDS encoding ion channel, translating to MALLKKINHRVEADKNSGFGTNAGSYGGRFVNKNGTPNIEKSGMHLLRRISWYHTMIDMPNWKFMLILFTFYIAINFVFAIIYYAIGIQHLDGIAQSQSILTQFGQAYFFSAQTFTTVGYGHISPTGFLTSALSAAEALIGLLSFAIATGLFFGRFSKPTAFLKFSHHALISPYGKNKGLMIRVVPFKNTNFTDAKAKVTLGLSFEENDQKTNKFYNLELELDQINALSLSWTLVHPITENSPLYNFTEEDFKKTHGEILVFITTFDDMFSNTVAARTSYTFEEIIYGAKFETMYNRSSDNTKTILHLDKLNQYEMVNL from the coding sequence ATGGCACTTCTAAAAAAAATAAACCATCGCGTCGAAGCAGATAAAAATTCAGGTTTTGGAACCAATGCCGGCAGTTACGGAGGACGATTTGTAAACAAAAACGGAACTCCAAATATCGAAAAAAGCGGAATGCATTTACTCCGCCGAATCAGTTGGTATCACACCATGATCGATATGCCAAACTGGAAATTCATGCTCATCTTGTTTACCTTTTATATCGCAATCAACTTTGTTTTTGCAATTATCTATTACGCAATCGGAATCCAGCATCTTGACGGAATTGCACAATCGCAAAGTATATTGACGCAATTTGGACAAGCTTATTTTTTTAGTGCACAAACCTTTACCACAGTTGGTTATGGACATATAAGTCCAACCGGATTTTTAACGAGTGCGCTTTCTGCTGCCGAAGCCTTAATTGGACTCTTAAGTTTTGCCATTGCAACAGGTTTATTCTTTGGAAGATTTAGCAAACCAACAGCATTTTTAAAATTTTCGCATCACGCCTTAATTTCACCTTACGGGAAAAACAAAGGATTAATGATTCGTGTTGTTCCTTTTAAAAACACCAATTTTACAGATGCTAAAGCAAAAGTTACTTTAGGATTAAGTTTTGAAGAAAACGATCAGAAAACAAATAAATTCTACAATTTAGAACTGGAACTTGATCAGATAAATGCTCTTTCATTAAGCTGGACTTTAGTGCATCCTATAACAGAAAACAGCCCTTTATACAATTTCACAGAAGAAGATTTCAAAAAAACACATGGAGAAATATTAGTTTTCATAACCACTTTTGATGATATGTTCAGTAATACCGTTGCAGCCCGAACTTCCTATACTTTTGAGGAAATAATTTATGGAGCAAAATTCGAAACCATGTACAACAGAAGCAGTGACAATACCAAAACCATTCTGCATTTAGATAAACTGAATCAATATGAGATGGTAAACCTCTAA
- a CDS encoding TetR family transcriptional regulator C-terminal domain-containing protein, which yields MATKKHAITKDDIVSKYMDEVLENGRKPKSVYHFAKENDFTEAEFYSFFGTLEGLEKEIFRLFLVNTIDLLHKNADYQEYDMKNKMLSFYFTFFEILTANRSYVLQALKIDKNPIRNLVQLTSLREAFKEYVSEILTDDYRLEQEKFQKFQEKAIQESAWLQLMMTIKFWMDDESAAFEKTDIFIEKSVNASFELMNVAPMNHLLDFGKFLFKEKIYSKQ from the coding sequence ATGGCAACTAAAAAGCACGCAATTACAAAGGATGATATCGTTTCAAAATATATGGATGAGGTTTTAGAAAATGGGCGAAAGCCAAAGTCAGTTTATCATTTTGCGAAAGAAAATGATTTTACAGAAGCTGAGTTTTATTCCTTTTTTGGAACATTAGAAGGTTTAGAAAAAGAGATATTCAGACTCTTTTTGGTTAATACAATTGATTTGTTACATAAAAATGCCGATTATCAGGAATATGATATGAAGAATAAAATGTTAAGCTTCTATTTTACCTTTTTTGAGATTTTAACAGCTAACAGAAGTTATGTTTTACAAGCTTTAAAGATTGATAAAAATCCAATTAGAAATTTAGTACAATTAACATCACTTCGAGAAGCATTTAAAGAATATGTTTCTGAAATTCTAACGGACGATTATAGACTTGAACAAGAAAAATTTCAAAAATTTCAGGAAAAAGCTATTCAGGAATCCGCTTGGCTACAATTGATGATGACCATAAAATTCTGGATGGACGATGAATCGGCAGCGTTTGAGAAAACCGATATTTTTATCGAAAAATCAGTAAATGCGTCATTCGAATTAATGAATGTTGCGCCAATGAATCATCTTTTGGATTTTGGAAAATTCCTGTTCAAAGAAAAAATATACAGCAAACAATGA